DNA sequence from the Gemmatimonadales bacterium genome:
CAGTGAGTCGAACGCGCATGTCGCCCCGAGAATGTACGTCATCCGCCGAGATGCCGCTTGCAGGGCGGGGTCCGGGGGGGCCTGGCCCTGAAGCCGAGCGGAGTCAGCTTGTGCGCATGGCCATGATTCTTGCCGTTGTCACCCTTTCGCTGCTGCTCGGCGCATTGGGGTTCTGCTCGCCATCAGCCCGGGCGAGCCACGGGTTTGTGAGTTCTGGAGCGAGTTTGCTCCGATCCCGGGGCAGAAGGCGCCCGTCGTGCGCGGCAGACGGGAATCGAAACTCGTACCGAAGGCGGAACGCATGATTCGCAAGGGATGGAGACGCCTCACGCTGCTCCTCATGCTCGCCACCGTCTCATGTGGCAGCCCTCGATTGCCGATCACGGTAGCGATCGTGAATGTCACGGTAATCGATGAAATGGGGCCGCGGCCTCACCAGACCGTGCTTATCTCGCATGACAGGATCGTACGCGTGGAGACGGGCCCGGACGCCGCAGTCCCGGAAGCTGCGGAGGTCGTCGACGGCACGGGGAGATATCTGATTCCAGGGCTCTGGGACATGCACACGCACGTCACCATGTTCGGCTCCGGGTCCGAGGCACTGGCTCTCTATGTGGCCAATGGGGTAACGGGGATCCGCGACATGGGAGCGGTGCGATTGGCGGAGGCCAAGGCACTGCGCGACGGGATTGCGGACGGGCGGGTCGTGGGACCACGAATGTTCATTGCCACTCCAATCGTGGAGAACGCTGCTTGGCTTGCGGCAGCTCGGGACTTGTATGACAAGGCCGGAGCATCGACGGAGTGGGCGCAGGAGCGCTTTGGGCCCCGTACTTCCGAGGAAGCGGTCCGATGGCTGGACTCGATTGTGACGTTTGGGGTGGACCACCTGAAGATCCGGAGCTGGCCGGAGCGGGAGGTCGCGACTGCCTTGATTGTGCGGGCCCGAGAGCATGGGCTGCCCGTGGCCGCCCACGCCAACTGGCCCTTCCCGCCGGAGGGCCTGGCAAGCGTCGAGCACGGGCTGTGGCCACCGCATGAAGTCTCCGACACGGCGCGGAGGACGCTATGGGAGCTCCTCAAGACACACAACGTCACTTTCGTCACCACTCTCACGTACTGGCCAGGGCGGCTCTCTCCCGTTGATGCGCTGATCGACGACCTCCATCCTGAACGGAATCCGGCGGTTCGGTACGTGCCGCGGGGGACCCGTGAGGCATGGCGCGGCGACCTGGAAGCACGGAGAGGGGAGTCTCCGATGGATTGGTCTGCTGCCTATCAGGCGGAGCTTCGTAACCTCAAAGAGATGCGGGCGGCGGGTGTAACGATCATGCCTGGCTCCGATCCCGGTTCACAGCACTCGCTACCTGGGTTTGGTCTCCACGAGGAGCTTGCACTTCTAGTCGAGTTGGGAGGTATCCCGCCACTCGAGGCACTTCGAGCCGCCACGAACGCGCCGGCTCGTTTCCTCGGTGTCGAGGATTCGCTTGGGTCAGTAAGTCCAGGACAGCTGGCCAACCTGGTCCTCCTCAATGCGAACCCACTGGACGACATTCGCCACACGCGGCAAATCCATGCCGTGGTGCTGCAGGGAATCCTGCTGGATCGAGAGAGACTCGACCGCCTCTTGCTCGAGGTGGAACGTGCGGCCCGGTGACGTCATGGTGGGTTCGCATCTCGTCGGATCTCGGACCATCACCGACGTCTATCCGGCCTGTCCCCGAGCTATTCCGGTTTGCCAGGTTGCGGTCCTGTACCCATGTTGTTCGGGATGGCATGGCCGCTCCGTTTCGCGAGCGGTCGTAGGTGCCCAGAGTCGCTAGCACCTCACGGTAACCAGATGATGTCGTATCTCGCACAGATCCTCATACTGCTGGCCATGGCAACAGCCGTCGTGGTTGCCTTTCAGCGACTCCACATCCCGACGAGTCTGGGATATCTGCTGGTTGGTGTGATCCTCGGGCCGCACACGCTGGGGCCGACGGTTTCGATACCCGCGATCGGGACCCTGGCCGAGTTCGGCGTTGTCTTCCTGCTGTTTACCATCGGGCTGAACTTCTCCCTGCCGCAGTTGCAAACGCTGCGGCACCAGGTCTTCGGACTGGGAACCGGGCAGGTCGTATTCACAACCCTGCTGGTTGGAGTCATCGTGTGGCTCACCGGGCAGCCTGTTGCCGTCGCATTCGTATTCGGTGCGGTCTTCGCTCAGTCATCGACCACCATCATTGCGAGTCTCCTGAAGGAGCGGGGTGAGGAGAATACCCAGCACGGCCGCCTCGGACTCGCGATGTCTGTATTTCAGGACGTCACCGCAGTCCCGTTTCTCGTCGTCATACCCGTGTTGGGCACGTCGGTCGCTGCGGGGGTACTGGCCGCCACGCTCGGTTGGGCGATTGCGAAGGCCGTTTTCGCGTTCGTACTGGTGTTCATTGTCGGTCGCTGGCTGCTGCGGCCGCTCTTCCACTCGATCTCGGAGCGCCGATCTCTCGAAGTATTTACGCTGGCTGTCCTGCTGATCGCCCTGCTCGCGGCCTGGACCACGAGCAGCCTCGGGCTTTCGCTGGCGCTGGGCGGCTTCCTTGCCGGGATGATGTTGGGAGAAACGGAGTTCCGCCACCAGGTGGAATCCAGTATACGCCCATTCCGTGATGTTCTGCTCGGTTTGTTCTTCATCGGGATAGGCATGCGCTTCGACCCGGGTGCGATACCTCCGATCTGGCATTGGGCTCTACTCGGCGCGCTGCTCATTCTGGCAAGCAAGACGCTGATTGTCGCCGCGATGGTGCGCAGGTCGGGGGTGTACGCCCCAGTTGCCTGGCGCACCGGCTTGCTGTTGAGCGTGGGTGGTGAGTTCGGTCTTGCCCTGATTGCCATCGCGTCGGATTCAAACGTAATCGGCATGCCACTGGGCCAGATTGCGATAACCTCAGTGCTGCTTGCCATGGTCGGCGGCGCCGTTCTGATTCGCTTCAACGGTGCAATCGCCTCCCGGCTGGTCAGGGCCCCGCGTGCTGAGGCGCCCACGAGGCCTGAGTTACCGGAAACGCTGGAACAGCAGGTCGTGATCGGTGGTTATGGCCGCGTAGGTCACACCGTCGCTGTGCTGCTGCATTCACACGGTATTCCATTCCTCGCGTTCGATACCGATCCGAATCGGGTTGCACAAGGAAGAGCGGATGGTCATCGAGTGTACTTCGGCGACATCTCCGATTCGGGATTGCTGGCAGCCATCCATGTTGAGCGTGCATCGCTGGTCATCTTTGCCACCGACGGTTCGACCACAGCCTTGCGTGCTCTTGCGTACCTGCATAGGTCCTGTCCGCAGGTACCTGTTGTTGCGAGAGCACGGGATCTCGCAACGAGTGCGCAGCTGCTTCAGGCCGGCGCGGTACACGCATATCCCGAAACCATCGAAGCGAGCCTGCGTCTCGGTGCGACGGCGCTGCAGATACTTCGCGTGCCGGCGGCCGAGATCGATCAGATCATCCAGAGCGTGCGGGATCGGGGCTACAGGCCCGTGTTGGAAGGTGAACCGGAGCAGGGTGATCGTTGACGAACGTGTTGGCACAAGCGAGTACCTAGCGGTCGATCGTCGTGAAGTCGCGCAAGTGCTCCAGTCGCGGAATGCGCGGAACCACGGCTCAGCTCCTGTCTTGACTCTTCCGTCGTTCCTGTGGCAGCTTGATTGTCGTGAGCAGCTCGAGTAACGCGTTGCTGCCTCTCAGGAGATCATATGGATGAGAAATCGCTCTTCTCTGGATTCTGGACCCAGGAGTCGAGGACCACTCGTAACGTACTGGCGAGGATACCTGAAGGGTCTTACTACCGTCCCGATCCCAAGTCGCGCACAGCACAGGAGATTGCCTGGCAAATCGTATGTGAAGAGAGGATGATCATCGACACCCTCGAAACCGGCAAGTTCGAATGGTCACCGCTTGCTATGCCCGCGACGATGCGGGAGGTGCTCGAGGCGTACGACAATCACAGTGCCGGCATGGCCCAGCGATGGAACGCTCTCCCGTCAGAGCGGTGGGAGGGCTCGCTCGAGTTCCTCGGTCGAGAACGGCCTGCCGCGCCGATGGCCTGGAGCTTTCTCTTCGACATTGTGCATCATCGCGGTCAGATCACGACGTACCTGCGGCCGATGGGATCAACGGTGCCCCAGATTTACGGACCGAGCGCCGACGAGCCATGAGCCTATCGCGAATCGGCTGCGCCTCGTACGACCAGTCGTGATGAACGCTCTCACCCTTGAGAAGGCGGCAGCATGAGATCGGAGCTCAACAAAGCGCGCGTTCTCGGCCTGACAGATGGCGAGTACGCCGGACAGCCTGGGGTGCTGCATGATCGGTTCCTCATCACCGGCCAGGAAACCAGTGGGCGCTTTGCCTTGGTGGAGCATCTGCTGCCTCCGCGGGCGCTTGCGGCGCCGTTGCACAGACACAGCAACGAGGACGAGTACAGCTTCGTGCTCGAAGGCACCGTCGGCGCACTGCTCGGTGAGGAGGAGGTGTACGGCAAGGCAGGGGAACTCATCTTCAAGCCCCGGGGTCAGTGGCATACGTTCTGGAATGCTGGGGATACCCCAGCCCGCATTCTCGAGATCATCTCTCCTGGTGGTTTCGAGCAGGCGTTTCGCGACCTGGACGCACTCGGCGGCAACCTGACCCCTGAAGCGGTTGCGGCCATCGCCCAGCGCTACGCGGTGGACGTGGATTTCGAGGGTACCGGCCCTATCGCCGAGCGGCACGGCTTGTCGATGTAGGGTGGCTCACGAGATCACCGCTGGCCATCACACCACGACGTTCGTACCTGGGGATATCCCCGGGTTGCTGCAATCTCGTCTTCATTCCTACTTGAGGCTGCGCGATCGATGACGGATCCAAAATACGTGCTGTTGCTCGCGCTGGTCGCGGTCACGATCGGCTTCACGTACGTCTGGGTCACGGCGGTTCGGCGGGCGCATGGGTCCTTCACCTTCCCGGCCGCTCGGCAGCTGCTGGTGGGCGCCGTAACCAATTTCTTCGACACCTTGGGTATCGGGTCGTTTGCGCCGACCACGGCGTGGTTTCGCTTTACTCGCTCCGTTCCGGACGAGAAGATCCCCGGCACGCTCAATGTAGGCCATACCCTCCCAACCATCGCGCAGGCGCTGATCTACATCCAGATCGTCGAGGTGGAGTTTACCACGATGGCCGTTCTCATCCTGGCGGCGGTCGTCGGGTCGTGGACCGGTGCCGGATTCGTGGTGCGATGGCCTCGGCGACGGATCCAGTGGGGTATGGGCATTGCGCTACTGGTCGCTGCCGTGCTCTTCCTGATGCGGAACCTCGATCTCGGACCAGGTGGCGGGACGGCGCTGGAACTGCGCGGCACCCTGCTTGGGATCGGAATCGTCGGGAACTTCGTGCTTGGTGCGCTGATGACACTGGGTATCGGACTCTACGCCCCGTGCCTGATCATGATCAGTCTGCTGGGCATGAACCCCATTGCCGCCTTTCCGATCATGATGGGGTCGTGCGCGTTCCTGATGCCGATTGCCAGCCTCCGATTCATCCGGGTCGATCGGTACGAGATCCGGTCGGCGGTAGGCCTCGCCGTCGGCGGCATCCCCGCCGTGCTCCTCGCTGCCTACATCGTCAAATCGCTGCCACTCACGGCGCTGCGCTGGCTGGTGATGATCGTCGTGCTCTACGCAGCGATCACGATGCTGCGGGCGGCTGCGCGCGCGGAACCCGAAAGTGATACGGCAGGCCCCCCCACGAACGAATGAACGAGGGTCCTGCCCGACCAGTGGCATATCGGGCGGCTGCGCGCGGCCTTGCGGGAGTCGACGCGCCCGCTCTTGGATACGAATGCGTACAGTGGCGGCGTCGGAGAGGGCCACCCTTGTCGTATCCGACGCCAGGGGAGTTGAACGGTCAGGGACACTCCAGGGCGCGAGATCCGCTCTCACGCTCCCGGGAGTTCGACCTGCGGAAAGAGCGTTCGGATCGTTCGCCGGGGTTGGGGCATGATCATCTCCACCTTCTTGTCCGCCGGAACAAAGATCACGATCCAGAATATCTCCGGTATCTGAGCATGACGCGATGCACGAACATAGACCTTGGCGCCGCCACCCTCGGGATGATCGAACATCTGCTCCCCGATCACCGCTACTTCGGGGCCCATGTCCCGTAAAATTGCATTACCGGCCTCGCGTAAGCCACGCGGGCTTTCGAACATCTCACGCAGCGTTGATCCGGCATGTGGCCAGACCTGCTCCGCATTCGCGGTGAGATACCAGGTCAGGACCTGGCGTGGCAACGCCATGCCGTCCCTGGCGTTCGTTTGCGCAGCAAGCTTATGGCTTGACGGCATGGCCGAGATGATAGCCGCGCATAGTACGGCGCCTGAAAGTCGGAGCGCTGTCGAAGGTCGCATGGGGGGATCCTGTGAAGTCGGAGATAGTCTCGGGGTCCCGCAGAGCCCAGAGACCGGCGTTCGACTAACGTCGCTCCTCGCCGTACGTGCGTCAAGAGAAGTTCCGGTCGAATGGGCGCCAGGCAGACTCCGGCGGGCTCGCGATACAGGTCTGCCGCGGTCGCGTCCCCCTTCCGGAGAGTCGGCGGTGCCGTCATGTTGGAGGAACATCTGCGAAAGCGATGGACTCAGGGGTTCGACTGGTGGTTCCTGCACTCGAGGTGTTGACATGAAAGACCGCAATCCTGGTCGACAACCCGGTCCGGTTCGGCGTGACTAGGCAATATCAGGTCTACGCCGAGATGTACAGCATCGACTCGATCTTCAGTGACCCTGCCGAGGCGAGAGCATGGCTGCTAAGGTGACGCGGACGCGGCGCATCTGGGCCTTGTCCTGGGTCGGGGTGGCGTTCGGGCTACTGTGGCTGGCGTTAGCGGTCGTGGCCAGCTTCCGCTACACCGGACGTGACGGGCGGATCGATGCTGTCCGGCAATACTGGGACGTGATGGCGTTGCCCGGAAGCGAGCTGTCGCTGCCGATGATCGTCGTTGCCGCGGTCGTTCTGCTGGTGCTGCTGGCTGTTGGTGCGCATCGGTCGAGGGCGGGTGGCGCGGGTGTCGCACTGACGCTGGCTGCTGTGGCACTCTTGGCTTTGAGCCTCGCACGGGCCGGCGGCGAGCCAGGCCGGATCCAGCGCACGCTCGAAGGGGGGCTGGGTGCTGCCTTCCTGGACGAGATTCCTCCGGAGCGCCGAACCGGGGCAACCGCGCCGCTCCGGTTTTCCGAGTGGGCCAGGCCTCTGAACTTCGACACGCAGGGCATCGAGACCATTGCCGACATCCCGTACGGCGCGTACGGTGAGCGTAACCAGCTCGATCTGTTGCGGGCTGCCGACAACGCGGGAACAGGGCGCCCCGTGCTGTTGCACATGCATGGGGGCGGGTATGCCTTCGGTCGCAAGAACCTGTCGGCCCTGCCGCTGTTGCATCGGATGGCGCGGGCCGGCTGGATCGTCGTGACGATCAACTATCGGTTGGCGCCCGAGGCGCGCTGGCCGGCGCCGCTGGTCGATGCCAAGCTGGCAGTGGCCTGGATTCGGCAGCACATCGCCGAGTACGGCGGCGACCCCGCCTTCATCGTTGCCACAGGCGGTTCAGCCGGAGGCAATCTGAGCTTGTTCCTTGCGTTGAAGGCAGGCGAGAGGGATCTGCAGCCCGGCTTCGAGGACGTCGATACGCGGATCCAGGCTGCGGTTCCGTACTACGCCGGCTTGGAAGACTATGACTTTGCCAATCTCGGTGACCTGCTCGTCAACCACCTGCGCAACAATGTGCTGCCGGCCGAGCGCCGTGACGATCCTGCGGCCTGGGCCGAGCTGCTGCCGGCCACCTTCATGCACGCTGCCGCACCGCCGGTGCTGATTGTAACTGGTACGCACGACGCGCTGGCGCTGATCGAAGGCGCGCGCCAGTTTGCGGCGCGCTTGCAGGCCGTCTCTCAGTCGCCCGTGCTGCTGGCGGAGGTGCACGGCGGCTTTCATGGCTTCGATGATACCGCCTCGCTGCGTACCCAGGCTGTGGCGCGTGGCGTCCACCAGTTCCTCGAGCATGTGTACGCCCGGTGGCAGTCAGTCGCTGCCGGCACCTCGCCGCCTGCGGCTGCCGGTGGTGGCGCAGCCGGGATGAGCCAATCTGGAGGGAACTCGCGCGTGACGAGATGAGCCTTACAAGGATTCTCTCGTCATGCGCCGTTTGTTGGTCGCCTTCGGCTTACTGGCCGCCTGTTCGTCATCTCCCACTACTCCAGCACCTGCGCCGCCGCCGCCGCCGCCACCTCCTCCGCCCCCAGCCGCGGTGGCCTCCGTGGCGGTCGAGCCTGGCACGGCTTCGGTCGTGCCTGGCGGGACCGTCACGCTGACGGCAACGCCACGGGATGCGGGTGGAGCCGCGTTGCAGGGTCGGACGGTGACTTGGGCCACCAGCAACGCGACGATTGCGAGCGTCTCCAGTGCCGGGGTGGTCACCGGTGTGGCGGCAGGGGGCCCGGTGACGATCACCGCGACCAGCGAGGGTCAGAGCGGATCGGCCCAGGTCACGGTCACCCCGCCCCCGGTCGCGACGGTGGCCGTTGCGCCGGGAACCAGCGCCCTCACCATAGGTGCCACGGCCACACTCGTCGCGACGGTACGGGATGCCGCCGGTGCGCCCCTGACGGGTCGCACGGTCAGCTGGGCCTCGAGCAACGAGGAGGTGGCGACGGTCTCCGAGACGGGCCTCGTCACCGCGGTCGCTATTGGTGGACCAGTGACGATCACGGCGACGAGTGAGGGCGTCAACGGAACCGCGCAAGTGACGGTTGAGCCTGTTGCATCGGCCTCCTGGGCTTCCAGCACCGAGGCACGAATCAGCACGATCGATCCCGTCATCAGCTTCTCGGCGTTCTCGGGTGTGGTGGTGGGGACGGATGGCAGCGCGCTCGCCACCAGCCAGACGCAAGTATTCGAGCGGGCGGCCAACGGAGCCTGGAACACGACCGGCACGACGCTGCCCGGGATCGGCGCCGTGATCAGTGCGCACATCGATCCGGCCGGTCGCGGGTGGGTCAGCGGAACCAATGGGGTACTGTACCGTCGCACGGCACCCGGAGTCTGGGTTCAGGAGGTGACGGGTACCAGCTCTCAGGCCATCTATGCGGTTGCCATTCGCGCGGACGGCAGCGGGGTCGCGGTCGGGAATCCCGGGGGCACGATCCGGATGCGCAGCGCAGCGGGTGTCTGGAGTGCGGCGGCCTCAGGGACCTCCGCCCTGCTGGGGAGCGTTGCAGTCGGAGGCCCAAGCTTTGCGCTTGCTGCAGGTACACCGATAACCAGTACAGCGGGGACCGTGCTTCGCTGGAACGGTACTGCCTGGGCAGCGCTCGCGCTCCCAGTCAGTCCGTTCCGGCCCCGCCACATCGTCCTGGTGAGTGATACCGAGGCCTACATCACGGGCGTCTCCGGCGGGGCGGTTGGTACGGACAACAGGGTCGTGATTCTCCGCTGGAACGGTACGGCGCTTACGGTTCTGCACCAGGGTCCGGTCACCCCCTGGATCAACATCGCAAGTGCCACTCGCTGCCCGAATGGCGCCATCTATGTCGCCGAGTCGTTCGGTCGGATCCTCCGCGTCGCTGGGGGAACGGTCGAGGAGTTCGTCGCCCCGCGGGCCCTCTATGCCGACTTTGCCGCGATCCTCTGCGAACCCGACAATCGCCTGGTGGTGGCTGTCGATGCATTCGAGCGCTTGGTGCTTCGGCAGGCCGGGAGCGGGTGGGAGACGCTCCGCTGGCTGCCTGATCTGACGACGGTTGCGCTCGGCGGTGGGGGCAACGAGGTGATGGCGACGAACGGCAGCGTCGCGCGGCGGGCGGGCGGGCAGTGGGTCCGCAACGGCCGGCCGCGGACCAGCATCCCGACCCAGGGCGTGGCATCGAAACTCTGGGCTTCTGGCACCAGCGCCGTGATCGGTGGCGAACCTGCCGGTCACTTCACAGGCACGGAATGGGTCTGGGGGCCGGACGTGCCAGCCCGAGGGGCGCAGGCCATTTGGGGCGCCTCGCCGACGCAAGTCTTTGCTGTGGGGCAGGCCGGTGTGATCGACGTGTTCAATGGCGCAGCATGGAGTACGACGCCGATTCCGGCCGGTGGCCCGTCCGCGCTGACGCGACTCCGCGGCGCAGGAGGCTTTGCCCTCGGCCATGGTGGTGCTGCGCCGTCCGGAGTCCAATGGAACGGAACCTCTTGGAGCGTCTTTGCCGCAACGCCCCCCGGCGGTTGGGGTGAGATCGAGGTCTTTTCGTCTACTGACGTGATCAACGTCAACGCGTCAGGTATCGCCGCGTGGAACGGCGCCAGCTGGACCTTGCGACCCAATTCTGCCGTCACCGGGACCATTCGTGCTGTCGTGGCCCGATCGGCGAACGACGTTTACGTGTTTCGGGACGCCGATATTCTCCACTACAACGGCGCCACGCTTGCTACGGTGGGAACGGTGAACGGAACTGTGCGCGCGGCAGCGCGTCATGGCAACGAGGTGATCGCCGTAGGCGATGGCGGCTTGGTCCTGCGGGCGACGCTGCCGTGACGGCCTGCGCGGTCGCCATGCGAGGCGCGCCGACCGCCCTCCCATGAGTCATGGCGAAGTTCGATCTCAGCGACAGCGGGTAGACTTATGATACCGCCTGCCGATCCGGGTTCGCGCTGTCGCTCGCAATCCGGCCGTCCACGAAGTGCACCACGCGGTCGCACCGCGCCGCGAGCCGTTCGTCGTGTGAGACGATGATGAACGTTGTGTGGTACCGCTCATTGAAGCTGCGCATCAGCTGAAAGACCTTCTCACCCGACTCGCTGTCCAGGTTGCCCGTCGGTTCATCGGCCAGGACCAGCGGCGGGCGCAGCATCAGCGCGCGCGCAATCGCCACGCGCTGCTGTTGCCCGCCGGACAGGTCGCTCGACAGGTAGTTCGCGCGATCCGACAACCCCACCTCATCGAGTAGTTCCGCCGCGCGGGCGGTCATCTCGTCGTTTCGCCTGCCGCGCAGCGCGAGCATCGGCAGCAGCACGTTCTCCAACGCAGTGAACGCCGTCAGCAGGTGATGGAACTGGAAGACGAACCCGATTCCTTCACCGCGGAGCCGAGTCGTCCCGGCCTCATCCAGCGTGCCCGTGTCCACCCCTCGGTACCAGAGGCGTCCAGAGGTGGGGGTGTCGAGGAGACCGATCAGGTTGAGCAAGGTGGACTTGCCCGATCCGGACGGGCCGGTGAAGGCAACGAACTCGCCAGCGTCGATTGCGAGGTCGATGCCGCGCAGCGCGTGCGTCACCACGCGCCCGCCATATGCCTTCGTGACGCCCTGGAGCCTGAGCAGCGGTTCAGCCTCTCCGTCAGGTGTCATCTCAGCCGGACCGGATGGCATCGGCAGGATTCATCCGCGCGGCGCGCCGTGCGGGAAGCAGCGCGGAGACCGTACCGACCACGATCGCGATCGTGGCAGATCGGAGGTAGAGTGCAGCGTCGAGGTCCACCGGGAAGGTCGGGCTTCCGTCGGGGTTGGTCGATGTCGACGCGAAAAAAGTGCCGAGGCCCACGCCGATGCCGATGCCGATAGTCGACCCGATGGCGCCGAGGATGGCGCCCTGCGCGAGGAAGATGCGGAGGACCTGCCGGGTCGACGTGCCCGTGGCTCGGAGGATGCCGATTTCCCGCGACTTCTGAACCACCGACACCGCAAGCACACTGGCAATGCCCAGGGCGACAGCGAGAACGACGAAGGTTTGGATCATGATGCTCGAGGCGCTTTGCGAGCGCAGCCCGCGCAGCAGCTGGGCGTTGGTCGTCATCCAGCTGTCGGCGACGAGCCCGGTGCGGCCCACGATCTCCTCGGCTATGCCGTCCGCAGCATAGATGTCGGCCACGCGGGCTTCGATGCCGGAGGCCCCGCCCTCGATGCGGAACAGGCTCTGGGCCGTGCGCAGCGATGCGAAGACCCACCGCTCATTGAGGTCCCGGTTGCCGATGTCGAAGATCCCGGCCACGGTATAGGCGGCAAGCATGGAGGCGGTGTCGGCTCCGACCTGCAGCCGCACCCGCCCACCCACGCCCACGCCCAGATCGCGGGCGAGCTCCACTCCGATCACTACTTTGAGTCCGTCGAGGTCGAGCCGGCCCGAGACGAGCAGGCTGTCGAGGGGAACGATCTGCCGGTACGTCTCGGGCTCGATGCCGCGCAGCGCGACGGCATTGGCGCCGCTGCCGCGCATGGCAATCGCGGCGCCGCTGATCGTAGGCGTGGTTGCCAGCACGCCCGGTACGTTCTCCATGGCTCGCCGGGCCTGCTGCCACTGCACGATGCTCTGCACCCGCTGGGCCGGCCGCTCGATCCGCACCTCGCGCACGCCGGCGTCATCCGCGCTGAGCAGGCGCGGCACCTCTTCGCGCGGGCGCACCACGATGTGCGGCTGCGAGCCAAGCGTGGTTGCAATGAGCCGGCGCTGCAGCCCGCCGATCAGCGCCGACAGGAAGACGATGACCCCGACGCCGACCGCGATGCCGGAAAGTATCAGCGCCGTTTGGGTCCGCCCCTCGCGCAGGTAGCGAAGTGCGACGATCAGCTCGAACGGCATGCTAGTTCCTGACGCGAACCCGCGCCCCCGGTTGCACCGACGCGGGCAGTACGAACTCTCCCTCGACCAGACCGCCCACGACTTCGATATGGGCCTCACCGATGATGCCCACCTCGATCCGGCGTCGCTCGGCCTGACCGCCGTTGTCGACCAGCACCCAGGGCTCCGGCGTGCCCAGACCCCGCACCGCTGCCCTCGGCACGACCAGCACGTCGGGGCGACTCGCGACCTCGATGTTCACCGACACCGTCATGTCCGGTATGAGGTGCGCGGGCGGCTCGCTCACGCTGAACCGGACCTCAACAGTGCCCTGTGCGGGGTCGATCGCGGGTGCGATCCAGGTGATCCGGGCCCCGAAGCGCTCGGCAGGATAGGCATCGGCGGAGATGAGGGCGCTGGCACCGAGGCGGAGATCCGCGAGGTTGTCCTCGCTCGCGTAGGCAACGATCTCGGGGCTCGCCGCCGCCGCCAGCTGAAGGAGAGGCTGCCCTGGCGTCGCAACGACGCCAGGGTCCACCAGGCGCGCGATCACCGTCCCGGCCTCAGGCGCCGTGATGCGCGTGTTTGCGAGCCGAGCCTCAGCTGCCGCAAGGGCTGCCTGCGCTCGTTCCTCCTCGGCGAAGTTTCCGGCGGCCGCCCGGGCCTGGGCGGCGGTGGCAATCGCACGGGCGTCCTCGGCCGCCTTCACCGCCGCTTCCACCTCGCGCGTGCTGACTGCGCCTGCCTCGTATAGACGGCGCGTCCGTTCCAAGTCACGCTCGGCTTGCGCGAGCGCAGTGGCTGCCTGGGTGCGCACCGCCTGCGCCTGTCCGCTTGCGCTCACCAGCGCGGCGCGAGCCTCGGCGACCGCTGCCCGGGCCTGCGCGTCGTCGAGTTGCACGAGCAGTTGTCCGGCCCGGACTTGCTCGCCCTCGCGAACGAGGACCCGTTGGACGATGCCCGTCGTCGTCGCCCCGACGCTGGGGCGCGTCGGGGGCCGCACCCGCCCGGTCAGCACCATGACGCGTGTGACGTCACGTCGCTCGACGCGCGTGGCTTCCACGGCATCGGAGCACCCGAGCACGAGAGCGAGCGGCGCGGGGGCGAGCGCCAGCAGCGCGAGGAGCCACCATCGACGGCGTCGAGGCCTGATGTCATTGGATACCGCCGCGCGCGGTTGGCGCGTGGATCTGGGGGTCATGACACGAATCTAGCCGCGCTGCCTGCT
Encoded proteins:
- a CDS encoding amidohydrolase family protein; its protein translation is METGPDAAVPEAAEVVDGTGRYLIPGLWDMHTHVTMFGSGSEALALYVANGVTGIRDMGAVRLAEAKALRDGIADGRVVGPRMFIATPIVENAAWLAAARDLYDKAGASTEWAQERFGPRTSEEAVRWLDSIVTFGVDHLKIRSWPEREVATALIVRAREHGLPVAAHANWPFPPEGLASVEHGLWPPHEVSDTARRTLWELLKTHNVTFVTTLTYWPGRLSPVDALIDDLHPERNPAVRYVPRGTREAWRGDLEARRGESPMDWSAAYQAELRNLKEMRAAGVTIMPGSDPGSQHSLPGFGLHEELALLVELGGIPPLEALRAATNAPARFLGVEDSLGSVSPGQLANLVLLNANPLDDIRHTRQIHAVVLQGILLDRERLDRLLLEVERAAR
- a CDS encoding cation:proton antiporter; this translates as MMSYLAQILILLAMATAVVVAFQRLHIPTSLGYLLVGVILGPHTLGPTVSIPAIGTLAEFGVVFLLFTIGLNFSLPQLQTLRHQVFGLGTGQVVFTTLLVGVIVWLTGQPVAVAFVFGAVFAQSSTTIIASLLKERGEENTQHGRLGLAMSVFQDVTAVPFLVVIPVLGTSVAAGVLAATLGWAIAKAVFAFVLVFIVGRWLLRPLFHSISERRSLEVFTLAVLLIALLAAWTTSSLGLSLALGGFLAGMMLGETEFRHQVESSIRPFRDVLLGLFFIGIGMRFDPGAIPPIWHWALLGALLILASKTLIVAAMVRRSGVYAPVAWRTGLLLSVGGEFGLALIAIASDSNVIGMPLGQIAITSVLLAMVGGAVLIRFNGAIASRLVRAPRAEAPTRPELPETLEQQVVIGGYGRVGHTVAVLLHSHGIPFLAFDTDPNRVAQGRADGHRVYFGDISDSGLLAAIHVERASLVIFATDGSTTALRALAYLHRSCPQVPVVARARDLATSAQLLQAGAVHAYPETIEASLRLGATALQILRVPAAEIDQIIQSVRDRGYRPVLEGEPEQGDR
- a CDS encoding cupin domain-containing protein — encoded protein: MRSELNKARVLGLTDGEYAGQPGVLHDRFLITGQETSGRFALVEHLLPPRALAAPLHRHSNEDEYSFVLEGTVGALLGEEEVYGKAGELIFKPRGQWHTFWNAGDTPARILEIISPGGFEQAFRDLDALGGNLTPEAVAAIAQRYAVDVDFEGTGPIAERHGLSM
- a CDS encoding sulfite exporter TauE/SafE family protein; amino-acid sequence: MTDPKYVLLLALVAVTIGFTYVWVTAVRRAHGSFTFPAARQLLVGAVTNFFDTLGIGSFAPTTAWFRFTRSVPDEKIPGTLNVGHTLPTIAQALIYIQIVEVEFTTMAVLILAAVVGSWTGAGFVVRWPRRRIQWGMGIALLVAAVLFLMRNLDLGPGGGTALELRGTLLGIGIVGNFVLGALMTLGIGLYAPCLIMISLLGMNPIAAFPIMMGSCAFLMPIASLRFIRVDRYEIRSAVGLAVGGIPAVLLAAYIVKSLPLTALRWLVMIVVLYAAITMLRAAARAEPESDTAGPPTNE
- a CDS encoding alpha/beta hydrolase; translated protein: MAAKVTRTRRIWALSWVGVAFGLLWLALAVVASFRYTGRDGRIDAVRQYWDVMALPGSELSLPMIVVAAVVLLVLLAVGAHRSRAGGAGVALTLAAVALLALSLARAGGEPGRIQRTLEGGLGAAFLDEIPPERRTGATAPLRFSEWARPLNFDTQGIETIADIPYGAYGERNQLDLLRAADNAGTGRPVLLHMHGGGYAFGRKNLSALPLLHRMARAGWIVVTINYRLAPEARWPAPLVDAKLAVAWIRQHIAEYGGDPAFIVATGGSAGGNLSLFLALKAGERDLQPGFEDVDTRIQAAVPYYAGLEDYDFANLGDLLVNHLRNNVLPAERRDDPAAWAELLPATFMHAAAPPVLIVTGTHDALALIEGARQFAARLQAVSQSPVLLAEVHGGFHGFDDTASLRTQAVARGVHQFLEHVYARWQSVAAGTSPPAAAGGGAAGMSQSGGNSRVTR